A region of Zeugodacus cucurbitae isolate PBARC_wt_2022May chromosome 5, idZeuCucr1.2, whole genome shotgun sequence DNA encodes the following proteins:
- the LOC105209950 gene encoding protein obstructor-E has protein sequence MLQQHQMLTLAIAMLFVLASGVTGQQLKGNQEDPCKVKGRVVGDEVYCDRYWECVSNQPELYDCPNGLVFAGKHRGVTEGCDYPWRANYCEGKQLANGPLSTDHCDWLYGIFGHETSCTRYWTCWNGTATEQLCIGGLLYNENAHSCDWPENVDGCQKHPLCNDDANGNVPLGKSCNRYWQCQGGYPRLQRCPAMLVFDRHSLRCVVPPTEECDIPTTPTPLDGEGENNNVGGGQLSKDEQERKLANEGVPPLPLQGKNFQRARN, from the exons CGAGTGGCGTGACTGGGCAACAGCTGAAGGGCAACCAAGAGGATCCGTGCAAGGTGAAAGGACGTGTGGTTGGCGATGAAGTCTATTGTGACCGTTATTGGGAGTGTGTTAGCAATCAGCCGGAGCTCTACGATTGTCCCAATGGACTGGTCTTTGCTGGGAAGCATCGTGGCGTTACGGAAGGCTGTGATTATCCGTGGCGCGCCAACTATTGCGAGGGCAAGCAATTAGCGA ATGGTCCCCTATCGACCGACCATTGCGACTGGTTGTATGGCATCTTCGGCCATGAGACATCCTGCACACGCTATTGGACCTGCTGGAATGGCACCGCAACGGAGCAGCTTTGCATCGGCGGTCTGTTGTACAATGAGAATGCCCACAGCTGCGATTGGCCGGAAAATGTCGATGGTTGTCAGAAGCATC CTCTTTGCAATGATGATGCCAACGGCAATGTCCCATTGGGTAAATCGTGCAACCGTTATTGGCAATGTCAGGGCGGTTATCCACGCTTGCAACGTTGTCCCGCTATGTTGGTATTCGATCGGCATTCGTTGCGCTGCGTTGTACCCCCGACGGAGGAGTGTGATATACCAACAACGCCAACGCCACTCGACGGCGAGGGAGAGAACAACAATGTCGGCGGCGGTCAGCTGTCCAAGGACGAACAGGAGCGAAAG CTGGCCAACGAAGGTGTGCCGCCATTGCCCTTACAGGGCAAGAACTTTCAACGTGCTAGAAATTAG